The DNA sequence atgttgtggctagactagtgggggcgcatacaacatattatttaaaaaaaaaaatgtgttgacttCTCCTTTGAGGTCAAGACTTTGGTTTCCATTTCTCAATCCATCTGGAAGCTTGAGCAAACATAAATCTCCAATCTATCAGCTAATGTAAACACAATCTTTATCTCCTTCCTGCCAGCTCCACAGAGTACCTTTTCCAACTCACGGCTGTGCTGGTTCACCATGGTGACATGCACTCAGGACATTTTGTAACATACCGACGCAGCCCCTCCCCGCCTTGTAGTTCCTCGCCATACATCTCCCAGTGGCTCTGGGTGTCCGACGACTCGGTCCGGAAAGCTAGCCTGCACGAGGTGCTGTCCTCCAACGCTTACATGCTATTCTATGAGAGAGTCCAGAAGCATTTGCAGGATTAAGTGAAGGCTCAGAGGTTAAATTCATTCTGCTGCCTTCACAGTCAAATGTCACAAATGGATGTGCCCATTACAGCATAGTTGATGAAGTTGACAAGAATTTATCATTTGACTgtaaatttttgtgtgtgtacgttCATAGCAAGAACTTTCGGTCAATTCCAAAGGACATGACTTACTCTAATGTATTTGatttgaaaaggaaaacaaactgACAAATGTTATGTGATGGTACATTCCTGGTTCAAATCTCAATAGGTTCATGTATTATTTACTCTTGATGTTTTAAGAACTCAATTGGAGTGCTGGTTGGTTCAGTTTTTCAACACTGAGAATCATCAATCAGAATTTTAATGATTATGCATACATGGCACTGATGATAATCATTCCAAATCATTTAACAATGTATGTAGACATCTTGTGGAAATTATGCAGTTATTTGGATCTATCTGTTATTATATTACAGAATCACCATTTGCATACTGTAGCTGCACATTTGAAGTTAAAGTGTCATGATGTCGCTGAGATTTTAAATATGAAGCCATACGCGTGTGGCAATTGTTTTACTCGgacgtaaaacaaaaaaaaaaagacaagataatTTGGGGTCCAAATTCAGCTTTGTCATGAGGATCTGTAACGGATATGTCCAAACGGTGGTTTCTCTGTAAGTTATTTCTAACTGCCATTTTCCTCCTTCCAAATCAGCTGAGAAGTAAGGATGTGGTGCAGAGGCCTGTCTTCAATATTTGCAATTTGCActtttgtacagtatattcatgTGAAATGTTTGTGTGCAATCTCTAAAGGTGACTGTTTTatggaattaaaaataataaatgctaCACTCTTTATAGCAAGCAAGAAGGCTCCAGATTCTGGTACATGTGGACACAATTGTTGGCACCCTCCATTAAAAACCCACAATGGTCACTGAAATAAGTTAAACTTTTGTGGTTAACTCAAAAGACAGTGCACtcttaatttaatatttgtttggTCGAACCTTTGATGCAAATAGAAGATTTCTGTAAATCAATGAGACTTGTGCGtctataatcttttttttcttttttaacttacTGACACCACCACTTTATCAAGATATAAGTCATCCTTTTGTACTATGTCCCATGTGAAACTCACTTGTTAAAGTAggcctaaatgtttttttttccaagccaCAACATATTTTGTCCCAATGTACTGTCAAGGTTTTCTGAAGTGAAATGTGCTGCCTACTGTCAGAACGTTTGGCCTCAgccgtgagtttgtgtttatgaATGATCATCCACAACTGAAATAGCTAAATACAGTAGAAGTCAAGGATGTGGTCATGATGTTTATTATTTTCTAGTGGACAGAATGCGTCTAAACGTGAGGTTAATGCGAGGTAGGAGGACTTTCTTTCGAACGGGAAGGCTGTGATACCAGAAAGTATTGGTGGGCGAGTTCATGAGGAGCAGGCTTCCGTGAGCCAGCACCAGTTTGACAGGCTCGATGTGCCGGCCGCTCTGTTTCCCTCGAGCATCCCTGTGGCGGAAAACGAAATCCCGGGCGGCGCCGAGCGAGACTGAGGCTATGGGGGAGAGCGGGTCCAGCTCCCTCTCGTCATCTCGATGCTCACCAATGTAATCCTGCCCATCTTTGTACCTGGAGAAGACTACAGTCAGTTGagtattaaattaattgtgtACTGTAATTGTTAATAATTCCTACCTGTTGATCAGGACAAAATTGAATGTGTGTCCTGTTATTTTGGTGACAAAATCCCGAATATATTTCACGGTGGGAGTCCATGCGCAGGCTAAATGTGTCACTCCGGAATAAGTATAAATTAATCCTGTATCTCCATATGTGGCCTGTTTCCTCTGTATATTATACACCTTTCCAAACACTTTCACCTTTGCTTCTTCACCTGGAATATAAAACCAATGTCACTCCACCACTCGTCTACCTCCTGTCAAACTTTTAGAATAATAAGATGAGATGTTTACCTGTTAAGTAGACCACCTCCTGCTCCAGCTTTTGGAAAAGGTGGTCAGCTTCCTCCTTGGTGAAGAGCAAAGCATAGTCACAGTCCAGACCTTCTGACTCTATTTTTTGCCAGGGAACAGGATCGGAGAAGTCATCTTCCTCAGCATCCACTGCCTGTTCCTTCCCTTCAACTCCCTCTGGTTTAAGCTTCTTCGATGGACTTTCGGTGTCGTCGCTGCATGGTTGTTCACGCACAAACTTCTCCATTGCACATTTGAAGATTTACAACATCTGTAGGCACAAATGTGTGACAAGATGTGCAATTAAAAACAAGACTGTTCTGAGTTGGTTTGTTATGGTCGGCcagtaaaataatgacatcttGATTTCAGATCACGGATTACACATTCATAAGATAAATGTTTACAAATCAGTGTAATACACTTTAACCTGTAAAGGTTGAGCAATTTGAATCAACAGCacatgtcaaactcaaggcaatCAAACACAATTTTGCGTGCCCTGCGAAAGCTTGACACAGTTTTTCCCTTAACCTCGATTAAAAACTGAAAACGTCAATGAACAAATGCTGGCTAAATCATACTGCAGTGATTATGTGTGTTCCCACACAAACTGCAATCATATTCGGCCACAGATTAGAAGAGTATTTGACCTGCATTGGAGCCTTGTGCagaatatatttacaaaaacagtGCAGCACAGCTTCTGACTAGCAGACATTTggccatatttattttttaaatatagctaCAAAAGTACAAATGCAAGCGGGACTACCAAGCTCTCTGGATGGTATCAAAGCAAACACAAATGCCATTAGTTTTATAGCATTATATAATAATCAATACTTCTGCAGCTGTCACTGTGGCACTCGTCTgcttaattgtttatttaataaaaagaaagcaaaggGTATTGTTACACTTAgctaagaaaagaaaataaatattgtggctgttaatatttcattttagatTGCATTCAATCTGTTCCTGTTCAGATAAAAGACTAACcgtttgttttgacattttgttaCCATACCAAAAAGCTACGTACCCGTAAGTGAAGTCGTTTTTACCGTTACAACGGTTACCCTAAGGGCACTCATACGATGTGGCCAGCGATGACAATAAGATTGAGACCCCCTGCCTCAACGAAAGCTGCCATGCATGTTGTAAAAAGCCACCAAACAACACGAGCAGCGTTAAAAGAACATTATAGTCTAAAAGTTACAAAAACACCAGCGGGTCCTGAACACCTCACAGCTCATTATCATAACGCTGTTACGTCACTTAAATGTTGGCGcgaaattgttgttgttttttactcagAAAGGTCTGCTGTCTGCCACCACGTTTCTTTCCACTGCTAATGCTCGAGCACTTACCACCGAAGGAAGAACATGTTTAGGCAGAAAACTATCAATTCATTTTTCTCGCCGGTCTCCAAAAAGAAGTCTTGCACAGGTTTTAATGAAGCGGAGCAGGATGCTAAAGACTCGGTGAGCCTTAGTTTGCTAGTCATTTTTGGAGCACGCATTACGAGCCATTCCCGGtggtgatttattattattattattatttttaacgcAACTCATAGATTTCTTATTTGCAACTAACGAGCTTCAGCGACGCGTGTTTGAACGAGCTCTTTTAAGCAGCAGCGACAACAAGCTGCATTCAAAAGCACCACTCTGTTTTGGATTGTTCATTTACAAACCGCAAACATGATTGCAATGCGCAGTCGACTGGTTTGCCAGGTAGTTTCCTTCCCTGTACACGTATCACCTGCTTTGTGTGTTGCACAATTCACTCCAACCATGCAGAGGAAGCGCAAGTCTTCGGCGGTTGAGCCGGAGCCCTCCAGCCCCCGGTCGGTTCCTCAGGAGCAACTGGACATGATCACCCCTAACAAGAAGGCGGCATTGGAGAAGCCCTCTTCCGGGCAGACTCCTCCCGGGTTTGGGGAGAGCTGGCGAAAGGCACTTGCTGCTGAGTTTGGGAAGCCTTATTTCAAACAGGTGAGTGGGCCACTTTTGACCACTTGAACAGTAATTATCAAACACGGGGCTGGGGCCCACGAGCCTAATGTAGGGGTGCAGAAAGTAATGTGGCAATGtgtcgtttaaatttttttttaaagtgcttttctAAACACACTCAAATGCATCATggagtttcaaaaaaataataataatcgaaaACCTTTAATGCAGGGGTTTAAACGCTCAGCCTGGGGGCCATTTTTGGCCCACAGGATGATACTTTTGCGGCCCCCccatgatgtcaaaatgtaatgtttgcTAGTTAGTTTGTTTCAGCAAAGCCTTAAATGTTTATTCAACACAGCAACACACATTATTCACCCTACACTACAGATATTTGAGCACATACTGTACGAATGTTGTTGTGGCTGACGTTAAGCAGGTTGTGTTTTCAGTGCATTCAGCAGACAGGCACAGCGTCTGACAGGAGgaagtattttttccccacaattttgTAGCCTAATTTGACATACTTTAAATTAGTaactttaaatatttatttgcctgtactttatattgattttcttttttaatctaataactTACATTATTtcataacttctttttttttttgctgaatttgtgtatttcctTTTCAAATACAGTAAAAGGGTGAAATGAGAAGTCCGGGAGCGAAAAGTTGAGCTTGTGTCAGGTTGTATAACTAACTGGGTTGAGGAAGTTGAGAAGGTTTGTATTGACAAGTGCCTGTTCTGTTTCCCCAATATAATGTTAAAGGCACTTTTAATATGtactaaatatttatttaattttccacAATTAAgataatgtatttaatatttacgTGTTGCAGTATAACGACAGCTAATTTGTGAGGTGATTCAGACAGTACAGGACTTAGCTTTGAGATTCCGTGGAACCCCAAAATGCCTCATAAAAACGAATTAATAAAATtttctttgatttaatgtgattattgttttttttatcttaattcATTTTCTTACAAACATACCTTAATGCCCTCTATCATGAACTGTTACGATCAtaatatttttgactgatccCGACTCCCATAACATGAAATGGACTATTCTATCTTTTTGTGCATTTGCAGTCCGGATCCGGGAAGAAGAAACAAACTTGTTGGCATGTCCGTGCATTTTGAAggctttcttaaaaaaatgtctctgtGGACCGGAAAATTTTAAGAAAACCTGTGCTAGAGTAAATAATGCATCAATCTTGCAGTCTAATGACGCACCCGTTTCACTTCCACAGTTGATGCAGTTTGTTAACGAAGAGAGGAAACTTCACACTGTGTACCCACCCGCTGACCATGTCTTCACCTGGACGCAGTTGTGTGAAGTTCGAGATGTGAGTCCTATTGCTGCACTTGCCCAAACCTTGTTCCAACTAATCATACATGATGTTTATGATCATAATAATAACGATGACTACCTTTCCATTTCTTAATAGCAACAGGTGTTAAACAAAGTTAACCGCTGTAAACATGAAACCAACAAAACACTATCAGATTTTCTTTTAACGCCCCATG is a window from the Vanacampus margaritifer isolate UIUO_Vmar chromosome 3, RoL_Vmar_1.0, whole genome shotgun sequence genome containing:
- the alkbh2 gene encoding DNA oxidative demethylase ALKBH2, with product MEKFVREQPCSDDTESPSKKLKPEGVEGKEQAVDAEEDDFSDPVPWQKIESEGLDCDYALLFTKEEADHLFQKLEQEVVYLTGEEAKVKVFGKVYNIQRKQATYGDTGLIYTYSGVTHLACAWTPTVKYIRDFVTKITGHTFNFVLINRYKDGQDYIGEHRDDERELDPLSPIASVSLGAARDFVFRHRDARGKQSGRHIEPVKLVLAHGSLLLMNSPTNTFWYHSLPVRKKVLLPRINLTFRRILSTRK